The DNA segment TATCTTTCAATGCAGCAAAGTCCTCAACATCTGTCACTTCTAATGTCCTCACCAATAGTGATAACCTTTCTGCACAGAATCGTAATGGTTTTTTATCTATAAAAGTAAGTTGTTTTAAATGTTGTAAAAATGATTTGGGTGTTTCTGAGATAACATGTAATACTTTCATTCTTGTCTTTAGATACTCGATCAATCTCTTTAAGAAGGAAATAAAATGTTCGGCTCTTCTAATATTACCAGGTATAGCCtcctttaaaatatcttcaGATAATACTGGATTCTCTACAAATGGTTCATCATCctcattttcattttctgaAAGATGTAAACCTTGGACCAGTTTATCATATTCATCCTGTAATTTTTTAGAATCTACTTTCTTTACGTCCTCTATTTTATTGGCTAAAGTGTTCGCACCTTTTGTTGCTTTTTTTAGAATATCATTCGTCAGATCTAATGACAATGATTCTATACAAACGTTATCTATATTATGCGCTTcatcaaaaataacaatagaATCTTTTGAAACTTCATTTGAAACTCTTTCTGCAATTTTTGGATCCAACAGATAATGGTATGagtaaataatgatattacACATTGAAATCATACGACGTACAATGAAATATGGGCACAGGGTCTTATCgttacaatatttaatcaatttttcaaaagaaaaaacacCATTTGGTAAATAATCATCAACTTCTAGTTTGTATAAATTTTCATGATAGTCACATAATTCAGCGTTAGCATTTGGATCGGCTTCTATAGCACGTTTGGCTTGACCATTGGTCATACGACGACATTTCTCATCAACCACAGTaccttttctttctttatttacTACAGGATGTAGACATAGATTCTTTCTTGATGATAATCCTAATCCTCtaaattcttctttaaaaCCTAATTCTTTAGTTCTATAATCCATCAGATTTTCCAATTCAACCAAtgctttttcaatttcagaCATAGTACGAGaacaatatataatctTTCTGTGTTCTGGATAGTGCATTTGATAAGCAACAGTTAATGATAATAGAGAAACAGTTTTGCCTGTACCGGAAGGCATTTCTAATATACTATTACCACCCGCATCTAAAGTTCTTTTGATATCACAcatataatgatattgcTCAGGATATATCTTTGGATATGGAAACAAAACCGGCAAATCGTCAATATAAAACTTCATCTTGTGTGTGTTAACCTATCCTTTCCCTCTTTCTTTATTTCCTTTCCTTTCCTTTCTCCTGTAATGAAAACAAATAGCACAAGGAACTGTCAGCAACTAGTAAATTATTGATAGATGATCTGTTAGtataaaaacaaatattaattataaacaCCCTTGAcatcttttttttaactgTCATTTTAAATACAAGTATctaattaatttcatttctaaGATTAAAAAACATTACACTTTCTAAGTTTTCACTTTTCATTCTATCTTCTTAGATCGAATTTTATTTCCGTACCCGAACacatataatttaaatacaaGTTTTACCATTGCTAAATGCATGCTATTAACTAAGCAACTACTTTACAAATTAATAGTGAAGATTGCtcttgaatatatttaattacaTTGTTGTTAACTCTGTTGTGATCATCCAAACAACGAATTCCTATTCAGTCAAACTTATTAACAATTAACTCTTTTAACTTAGGGAATATGATATCCGATGTTTCACCAGACACTACTTTTAAGATACCTTGATTTTCATAGTAATCTTTCAATGGGCCCATAGTAACTTTATATTCTTGTAATCTTTTGGCAAAAACTTCAATATTGTCATCGGGTCTCTTTGTCAATGGCTCGCCAGTTATGTCATCCTTACCAAGGATTTTTGGAGGATTATATTGTAAGTTATAAACTCTGCCACTTGGAACATGCACAAATCTGTTTTCTATACGTTCAAGTATAACTTCTTCTGGGACATTTAACTCTACAACtagatttaattttgagTTGAACTTGTCTAAAGTTGAATCTAAGACTTTAGCTTGGTTTTGAGTTCGTGGGAATCCATCTAATAACCACGTCGATTTTGGTGTGAGccatttattattacttaaATAAGAAGTAAGTAAATTAATTATCAATTCATCTGGAATTAACTTACCTTCCTGTATGTACCCAGATGCCAACAGACCTAATTGTGTTTTGCTCGAGATTTCTTTTCTCAAAAGGTCACCAGATGATACGCTACTGATGGCTGGAAATTGTTTTAGCAATCGCGTTGTTTGAGTACCTTTACCGGAACCTGGAGCCcctaataataatagtcTGGCAGGTTTAATTAATTGTGACATTTTGTATCTTCATTATTCTATTTTGTAAGCTCTCAACTCAATCCATAAACAGTGAAATCCTAAAACTAAAAGTGCATCTGATACCCCTGTTTATgttttaaatctttaaattttatattttgattcgGAATATAAGATCTTCGTAAGAAAAGGAAAGTTGAAAAAGGTATCAATTCACCCAATTTGAAacaacatatatatattggaTTATTGAGAAAtgcaaaaatataaaattattaaaataaccaaatatataaaagaagtATTACATAGTTTGACTTTCTGTTTTTGGAACAACTGGAATCTCTGGTGTTGTGGCATTCGAAATCGGTACAAACACACCAGTTGGAATTTGGTTTTGTTGTAATGgttgattttgaatatttgatacAGCAGCAGACGTTATAATATCGGATGAGAGATTCATATCCTCAAATTGTTCTTTAACTGCAGTGCTTTTAGGTTTGGAAGGTTTATTGGGGTTTTCAACGTTTACTCCGCCATCTTGAGTACATGGTATTTTCTTATTAAGATGTTGTAAGACATGATCTCTTCTTTTGAATCGTTTCCCACATTTTGGACAAGAATGAGGTTTTTCACCTGAATGAACTGACTTTTTATGTCTTGTCAAATGATGGCCGGACGAAAATTGCCTCTTACAATCTTGACAAATGTAGACTTTGCCATTCTCAGAAATTACGATTTCATCTGAACCAAATTTGTTTTGAGGAATAGATCCAGCAgtattctttttcttcatttcaTTTGAATACGATGCCGTACCTTTCTCTATTTTTTGTCTTTTTGATGAATGTGGTGATGGATTAGATGAACCAACAGAAGCTAAAACATTGCTCAATCCCGTTGGTGTTCCTATGGTGCCCTCATTTTGATTAATTATACTTGCGTTAATCttgttattatttgcaCTGAATTCCAATTGATGCAGCTGCGACAGTGAGGTAACACTATTTGTACCAGAGTATGTAATCGGGTTTATAGCACCTAATGGGGATCTGTAGTCCCCAACTAACGAAACTGGACTCCTTGAGTTTTCTCTTGAAATGTTCAAAGTCACAATATTAGGAGACTTTAATCTCTTCATGAATGACAGTTTAGAGGAACTTGGCGATGACGGGATTGGTtgcatatttttattattgaaatttgcTCCATTTGATTCAATACTTTGACTAACTATAGTATTGGAAGAATATAGTGGCTTTGGTGATATGATAGAAGAATTATCtacattatttttaccTAAAGAAGTATCAATTGCTAGTGAAGAGCTTGGAATCACAGGACTGTTGTCATTAGAAATAAAACTATTATTGTTCATATTCACTAGCATTGCATTCGATTCCATATTTGAAGATATCGGTGGTAAAGTTAATCTTGGAGACGCCGCACGGCTATTCGCCATTAATGCTAGGCTTATTGCTAACatattatcttcttcatcttctaatGCAGTGTTTTGTGGCATTGCACCATTGGCAGTATTTCCTTTACTAGTGctattattttgtaattttgtGGCCTTAGTTTTCAGAACTTGGTTTGAGATGGGGGTACTAGAACCATTTGCAGGTGTCATATTGACcatctttcttttgaatCTTAATGTAGGATCTTCTAAAGTTGGTTCAACAATGCTTGATAAATCCATCATTCGTGATAAAAGTGGCGAAGAAATTCTACTTATCGTGGTTGGCTGAGTTATGCTATTATTAATACTTTTATTGTGATGTTGCTGATTTTGACTGGAGTGGTTATCGATTTGCTTACCTATCGAGGCATTCGATCTAGTATTGTTTTCAGAAAATAACTTATTCATATTGTTAGAAGAAGTTACCGTGCTTACATTATTCGAAGCTTGTGAAGGAGTACCATTTCCCATTCTTAATGAACCTGTTTGGACCAAATTATAGTTTGGGAAATTTAACAACGAATTTGTAGAtgcatttttttcttctagttgcaataattcatttgaactatgatttaataattccCCAAAATGTTTGGCTTTGATGCCATCAATGTtttgttgattttgaagAGCTTGCTGGCTGGCTTCCGTAGTTATTGGATTCATTATACATGTCACGTCTAACAGTTCTGATAAGTTATCCCCATCATCAATCACATAAGATGCAGTAACGTCCGgcaaaataacaataaattcGTTTTCCTTTTGAGTGAAATCAGTGAATGCAATGCTATGTTTTATTAAGCCGCTGGGTTTTACTATGATCTCATCAGCAGGATCATCAAGATGAATCCCtattaaattcatataattttcCCTACTTGGTCCATCTACAATGTACCAATGCTTTGAACTGCCCTTGTGAATATAACTAACGATGCATTTTTCCGCGTTCTTCTGATTATGTATAATTTTACAGGTATTTTTTGAACCTATCAAAATTTCCTTTCCCTTGCCGTTACtgctattattaatattctCTTTATCACCAAATATAgattttgttaaatttcCTATACTAAAATCAGGGGGCATTGTTTCCACGTCCTCATAATCCAAATCGTAAGCCCCGCAATAACTCAATGCACCACTATGCAAACCGTTCCAAAAAGAGTTATTTCCATCGTCTTCCAAGGTAGCAACGGTATTGGCCCCAGCACAC comes from the Tetrapisispora phaffii CBS 4417 chromosome 1, complete genome genome and includes:
- the RAD3 gene encoding TFIIH/NER complex ATP-dependent 5'-3' DNA helicase subunit RAD3 (similar to Saccharomyces cerevisiae RAD3 (YER171W); ancestral locus Anc_8.237), giving the protein MKFYIDDLPVLFPYPKIYPEQYHYMCDIKRTLDAGGNSILEMPSGTGKTVSLLSLTVAYQMHYPEHRKIIYCSRTMSEIEKALVELENLMDYRTKELGFKEEFRGLGLSSRKNLCLHPVVNKERKGTVVDEKCRRMTNGQAKRAIEADPNANAELCDYHENLYKLEVDDYLPNGVFSFEKLIKYCNDKTLCPYFIVRRMISMCNIIIYSYHYLLDPKIAERVSNEVSKDSIVIFDEAHNIDNVCIESLSLDLTNDILKKATKGANTLANKIEDVKKVDSKKLQDEYDKLVQGLHLSENENEDDEPFVENPVLSEDILKEAIPGNIRRAEHFISFLKRLIEYLKTRMKVLHVISETPKSFLQHLKQLTFIDKKPLRFCAERLSLLVRTLEVTDVEDFAALKDIATFATLVSTYEDGFLLIIEPFELENAAVPNPILRFTCLDASIAIKPVFERFSSVIITSGTISPLDMYPRMLNFTTVLQKSYTMTLTKKTFLPMIITKGSDQVAISSRFEIRNDPSIVRNYGSMLIEFAKITPDGMVVFFPSYLYMESIISMWQTMGILDEVWKHKLILVETPDAQETSLALETYRKACSNGRGAILFSVARGKVSEGIDFDHHYGRTVLMIGIPFQYTESRILKARLEFLRENYQIRENDFLSFDAMRHAAQCLGRVLRGKDDYGVMVLADRRFSRRRNQLPKWIAQGLSDANLNLSTDMAVSNTKKFLRTMAQPTNPNDQEGVSVWNHEELVKHQEEIENRRTGLHNAAIGETEDIEMKY
- the ADK2 gene encoding adenylate kinase ADK2 (similar to Saccharomyces cerevisiae ADK2 (YER170W); ancestral locus Anc_8.236) — its product is MSQLIKPARLLLLGAPGSGKGTQTTRLLKQFPAISSVSSGDLLRKEISSKTQLGLLASGYIQEGKLIPDELIINLLTSYLSNNKWLTPKSTWLLDGFPRTQNQAKVLDSTLDKFNSKLNLVVELNVPEEVILERIENRFVHVPSGRVYNLQYNPPKILGKDDITGEPLTKRPDDNIEVFAKRLQEYKVTMGPLKDYYENQGILKVVSGETSDIIFPKLKELIVNKFD
- the TPHA0A01940 gene encoding uncharacterized protein (similar to Saccharomyces cerevisiae GIS1 (YDR096W) and RPH1 (YER169W); ancestral locus Anc_8.234), with the protein product MDERDSSSNDVTIKTLFPSIDEFIDIRNFIFESAQNSNGCSVIKIVPPKEWVASFNNDGKEEPEGLSSLPDFGFQFKQYNIEDVGSGDKEVFKFNKDKNIKRDVIENIGMLELYSRCAGANTVATLEDDGNNSFWNGLHSGALSYCGAYDLDYEDVETMPPDFSIGNLTKSIFGDKENINNSSNGKGKEILIGSKNTCKIIHNQKNAEKCIVSYIHKGSSKHWYIVDGPSRENYMNLIGIHLDDPADEIIVKPSGLIKHSIAFTDFTQKENEFIVILPDVTASYVIDDGDNLSELLDVTCIMNPITTEASQQALQNQQNIDGIKAKHFGELLNHSSNELLQLEEKNASTNSLLNFPNYNLVQTGSLRMGNGTPSQASNNVSTVTSSNNMNKLFSENNTRSNASIGKQIDNHSSQNQQHHNKSINNSITQPTTISRISSPLLSRMMDLSSIVEPTLEDPTLRFKRKMVNMTPANGSSTPISNQVLKTKATKLQNNSTSKGNTANGAMPQNTALEDEEDNMLAISLALMANSRAASPRLTLPPISSNMESNAMLVNMNNNSFISNDNSPVIPSSSLAIDTSLGKNNVDNSSIISPKPLYSSNTIVSQSIESNGANFNNKNMQPIPSSPSSSKLSFMKRLKSPNIVTLNISRENSRSPVSLVGDYRSPLGAINPITYSGTNSVTSLSQLHQLEFSANNNKINASIINQNEGTIGTPTGLSNVLASVGSSNPSPHSSKRQKIEKGTASYSNEMKKKNTAGSIPQNKFGSDEIVISENGKVYICQDCKRQFSSGHHLTRHKKSVHSGEKPHSCPKCGKRFKRRDHVLQHLNKKIPCTQDGGVNVENPNKPSKPKSTAVKEQFEDMNLSSDIITSAAVSNIQNQPLQQNQIPTGVFVPISNATTPEIPVVPKTESQTM